One segment of Panicum virgatum strain AP13 chromosome 3K, P.virgatum_v5, whole genome shotgun sequence DNA contains the following:
- the LOC120698301 gene encoding uncharacterized protein LOC120698301 encodes MGVEAKQDALCSIKKTLRCAVRTTWRCASENWALFGLLLLPYLLYKYSPGFFAFLLSNSPVIICTALLLGVLLNYGGAHRPEIREDVDLKADQRFSVPAMKEDIIREASVGRRDSNKCIDLDENVPLLKGHDQRDERVEAAGGRPVKVLTCYAEKESKDACLSKDNGNEYANLFEDVHRSRVDGKEATLGVYSSSENVREDAEMVASPNYEGRVCTDSQSGEVVDVSEHKIVDGAAGKCRWGRAFSVRRRKKLADIKVEAINSVVDNQLDHSLCSPLTGVGNHDSSPGFDPDNAERQSPGVSMTDTGAVLNETEPLLGADCSHPHRITNDELDNHSIVTPHDSLVESDSNDVTENSKAKDDGEKDARPESALLWTADDEKNVMDLGYSEVERFRRLESMMVRRKSRKSITFDPDSMDDAEIPGSAPPILHPQKSPFDFLSEQSTETGVPARHDLEPQEPMAVSHQDTLFTRHESFNCARPPLRHGSRFKPCFGLEEFNSEEAGASSFQRQFSDRSVSRLSAVSECDTVSSIGDPEHNDLIRNYIRGVRESPSLPSQDSDLVHAGNECSEGVSFVDSETVSAVIC; translated from the coding sequence ATGGGCGTCGAGGCAAAGCAGGATGCTCTGTGCAGTATCAAGAAAACTCTAAGGTGTGCTGTCAGAACGACCTGGAGATGCGCATCTGAAAATTGGGCTCTGTTCGGTCTATTGCTACTGCCCTACCTTCTGTACAAGTATTCACCGGGTTTCTTCGCTTTCCTTCTCTCCAATTCTCCTGTCATTATATGCACGGCCCTTCTCCTTGGTGTACTGCTAAACTATGGGGGTGCACATCGTCCGGAGATCCGTGAAGATGTAGATCTTAAAGCAGACCAGAGATTTTCAGTGCCTGCTATGAAGGAGGACATAATCAGGGAGGCAAGTGTTGGCAGAAGAGACAGTAACAAGTGTATCGATCTGGACGAAAATGTTCCTCTTCTGAAGGGACATGATCAACGAGATGAGAGAGTTGAAGCTGCAGGTGGTAGACCCGTGAAAGTTCTAACTTGTTATGCAGAGAAAGAGTCCAAAGATGCATGTTTGAGCAAGGATAATGGCAATGAGTATGCCAACTTGTTCGAGGATGTGCATCGCAGTAGAGTTGATGGGAAAGAAGCAACCTTAGGTGTATATTCTTCAAGTGAGAATGTTAGGGAAGATGCTGAAATGGTGGCAAGTCCAAACTATGAAGGGAGAGTATGTACAGATTCACAAAGTGGTGAGGTGGTAGATGTTTCAGAACACAAGATTGTTGATGGAGCAGCAGGTAAATGCAGATGGGGTCGTGCTTTTTCTGTACGTCGGAGGAAGAAGCTTGCTGATATAAAGGTAGAGGCTATTAATTCTGTTGTGGACAATCAATTAGATCATTCTCTATGCTCACCACTCACTGGAGTTGGCAACCATGATAGTTCACCAGGTTTTGACCCCGATAATGCTGAGAGGCAATCTCCTGGTGTTTCTATGACCGACACTGGTGCCGTGCTCAATGAGACCGAACCTCTTTTGGGTGCTGATTGCTCTCATCCTCATCGCATCACTAATGATGAGTTGGATAATCATTCCATCGTCACCCCTCATGATTCTCTAGTTGAAAGTGATAGCAATGATGTGACTGAGAATAGCAAGGCCAAAGATGATGGTGAGAAGGATGCTCGGCCTGAGTCTGCACTTCTGTGGACAGCTGACGACGAGAAGAATGTCATGGATCTTGGGTACTCCGAGGTGGAGCGTTTCCGTAGGTTGGAGAGTATGATGGTGAGGAGAAAATCAAGGAAAAGCATAACATTTGATCCTGACAGCATGGATGATGCGGAAATTCCTGGCTCGGCACCTCCTATTCTGCATCCACAAAAGAGCCCCTTCGATTTCCTTTCTGAACAATCGACTGAAACTGGTGTCCCTGCACGTCACGATCTGGAGCCCCAGGAACCCATGGCGGTTTCGCATCAAGACACCCTCTTCACAAGGCACGAAAGCTTCAACTGTGCCAGACCGCCTTTGAGACATGGCTCCAGATTCAAGCCATGCTTTGGTCTGGAGGAGTTCAACTCTGAGGAAGCAGGCGCAAGCAGTTTCCAGAGGCAGTTCAGCGACAGGAGCGTGTCGAGATTGAGCGCCGTCTCCGAATGCGACACGGTCTCGTCGATCGGCGATCCGGAGCACAACGACCTCATAAGGAACTACATCCGCGGCGTGCGCGAATCGCCTAGCCTGCCAAGCCAGGACAGCGATCTTGTGCACGCTGGGAATGAGTGCTCGGAGGGGGTCAGCTTTGTGGACAGTGAAACTGTGAGTGCTGTCATCTGCTGA
- the LOC120698302 gene encoding F-box protein At4g18380-like, protein MHPKARIHADPVLEVDQFDCLPDSLVLLILNKVEDVRSLGRCSAVSKRFCGLVSLVHDVYVKIDRVVAVDGDAEDTLNLSSPKPRNIFSHFLKLMLFTIIKPFHSMRNPNGNGRPLFAQLSQHSPAQVLRNFTHIRNLRVELPSGDVGTEEGVLLKWRAEYGSTLQSCVILGGTRVDRRPVGGEHEPSLEDNGSMPESFYTNGGLKLRVVWTISSLIAASTRHYLLRSIIKDHPTLTSLVLTDADGQGTLCMGAEQLKEFRENQLSASACSNRTQVPACNMKLKYAPYLELPGGIALQGATLVAIKPSTEGSNGGHTSRKETDAFISGAFDGPFKVAVKALTKRRTYLLEMNGF, encoded by the coding sequence ATGCACCCCAAGGCTCGAATCCACGCGGACCCGGTGCTGGAGGTCGACCAGTTCGACTGCCTGCCGGATTCGCTCGTCCTGCTCATCCTGAACAAGGTGGAGGACGTGCGGTCGCTGGGCCGGTGCTCCGCCGTCTCGAAGCGGTTCTGCGGGCTTGTCTCCCTCGTCCACGACGTGTATGTCAAGATCGACCGCGTCGTGGCGGTCGACGGCGACGCCGAGGACACGCTCAACCTGTCCTCGCCCAAGCCTCGGAACATCTTCTCGCACTTCCTGAAGCTGATGCTCTTCACAATCATCAAGCCGTTCCACAGCATGCGCAACCCGAATGGCAATGGGAGGCCACTGTTCGCTCAGCTCTCACAGCACTCGCCAGCCCAGGTGCTCCGGAACTTCACGCACATCCGGAATCTTCGGGTTGAGCTCCCCTCTGGGGATGTGGGTACCGAGGAGGGAGTGCTCCTGAAATGGCGGGCAGAGTATGGGAGTACACTTCAGAGCTGTGTGATTCTGGGCGGTACCCGGGTTGATCGCAGGCCTGTTGGTGGAGAGCATGAACCATCTTTGGAGGATAATGGAAGCATGCCAGAGTCTTTCTATACCAATGGTGGGCTGAAACTCCGTGTCGTCTGGACAATCAGCTCTCTGATTGCGGCATCAACGAGACACTATCTTCTCCGGTCAATTATCAAGGACCATCCCACACTTACAAGCCTGGTACTAACCGACGCCGATGGCCAAGGCACATTATGCATGGGGGCGGAACAGCTGAAGGAGTTCAGAGAGAACCAGTTATCAGCCTCAGCATGCTCCAACAGGACTCAGGTCCCAGCCTGCAACATGAAGCTCAAGTACGCCCCATATCTCGAGCTGCCTGGTGGTATAGCTTTGCAAGGTGCTACGTTGGTGGCTATCAAGCCATCGACCGAGGGAAGCAATGGAGGCCATACCAGCCGTAAGGAAACTGATGCTTTCATCTCTGGAGCATTTGATGGGCCATTCAAGGTAGCTGTGAAGGCACTGACGAAGAGACGTACTTACCTTCTGGAGATGAATGGCTTCTAG